In a genomic window of Amblyomma americanum isolate KBUSLIRL-KWMA chromosome 4, ASM5285725v1, whole genome shotgun sequence:
- the LOC144127592 gene encoding uncharacterized protein LOC144127592, with translation MDLPRVASMFLHKRDLRPLCLVALAWALLAERATAYSVKKGCTTPEGTKAEGAVWYDDAKCIKMTCMQGFPVTSSCGKPEPRGKNCRPVHGKGRFPECCMKLLCQVESPSNVGPVSQAANKLQAVPVGRSAAEKRQRVSANAVVDLRRLKVVPYKGKSAPDAQAEPQERMPLKGRLASEEEEPALNIPISLTQRSSPDKEGY, from the exons ATGGATTTGCCACGCGTCGCAAGCATGTTCCTTCACAAACGGGATCTGCGGCCCCTCTGTCTGGTTGCGTTGGCGTGGGCCCTGCTCGCCGAACGGGCGACAGCGTACTCTGTTAAGA AGGGCTGCACCACACCAGAAGGCACAAAGGCAGAGGGCGCCGTCTGGTACGATGACGCAAAGTGTATCAAGATGACCTGCATGCAGGGATTTCCTGTCACTTCCAG TTGCGGGAAACCAGAGCCGAGAGGCAAAAACTGTCGACCGGTGCATGGGAAAGGACGCTTTCCGGAGTGCTGCATGAAGCTGCTCTGCCAAGTAG AATCTCCCAGCAACGTAGGCCCAGTCTCCCAGGCTGCCAACAAACTACAGGCGGTGCCTGTCGGCCGCTCCGCAGCCGAGAAGCGCCAACGTGTGTCTGCCAATGCTGTGGTAGATCTGCGACGCTTGAAGGTCGTGCCTTACAAGGGCAAAAGTGCCCCGGATGCTCAAGCTGAGCCCCAAGAGCGCATGCCACTGAAGGGCCGCCTCGCCTCTGAAGAAGAGGAGCCGGCTCTAAACATACCAATCAGTTTGACACAACGCAGTTCCCCTGATAAAGAGGGCTATTAA